CCCAGATCGTAGAAATTGTGCTCCAGCAGCTGCGTGCGAGGTGAGGCACTTGCTCACGCTGGGTTCAGCCCTGGCGGTGGTCCTTCTTGACCAGGTCAGCAAGGCAGCCATCTGGCTGGCGATGACCCCCGGCGAGTCCATCCCCGTCATTCCCGGCGTATTTCACATTACCTACGTCCTCAATCCTGGGGTGGCCTTCGGGATGGCCCCGGGCGCCTCTGGCCTCCCCATCCTGGCATCCGCCGCGGCCATCATCGGTATAATCCTGTTTCACAGGAGGGCCCGG
The sequence above is drawn from the Bacillota bacterium genome and encodes:
- the lspA gene encoding signal peptidase II; the encoded protein is MLTLGSALAVVLLDQVSKAAIWLAMTPGESIPVIPGVFHITYVLNPGVAFGMAPGASGLPILASAAAIIGIILFHRRARGWMLRVGLGLAMGGAAGNLVDRLRFQGHVVDFLDFRVWPVFNFADSALVAAAGLILWDTMRSGKEDRR